One segment of Papaver somniferum cultivar HN1 unplaced genomic scaffold, ASM357369v1 unplaced-scaffold_81, whole genome shotgun sequence DNA contains the following:
- the LOC113345243 gene encoding uncharacterized protein LOC113345243: MSVLKSIWNDFIEVELPPINQIQGLLKMVVAILESWHDWGAIMSWYLCFFRPDKVKALVNLSVAFTPRNPKYKPIETMRAAYGDDYYMIRFQEPGEMEAECASSGTKTVLTKILSYINPAPLMVPKDKGFASDHPATLPPWLTEEDVCYYTSKFEKSGFTGPFNYYRNMNVNWELTTPWTRVPVKVPVKFMVGDQDLSYHIPGVKEYIHSGRMRKDVPFLQQVVVLEGVGHFIMEERADEISNHIIDFLQRF, from the exons ATGAGTGTTTTGAAATCTATTTGGAATGATTTCATTGAGGTTGAATTGCCTCCCATTAATCAGATTCAGGGATTATTGAAGATGGTTG TTGCCATTCTAGAGAGTTGGCATGACTGGGGAGCGATTATGAGCTGGTATCTCTGTTTTTTTAGACCAGATAAGGTTAAAGCTTTGGTGAATTTAAGTGTTGCATTCACTCCTAGAAACCCTAAGTATAAGCCAATTGAGACCATGAGAGCTGCTTATGGTGATGATTACTACATGATTAGATTTCAG GAGCCTGGAGAGATGGAAGCTGAGTGTGCTAGTAGTGGTACTAAAACTGTCCTCACAAAGATACTTAGTTACATTAATCCAGCTCCACTTATGGTACCTAAGGACAAAGGGTTCGCGTCTGATCATCCAGCTACACTGCCGCCGTGGTTAACGGAGGAAGACGTTTGTTATTACACTAGTAAATTTGAAAAATCAGGCTTCACCGGACCATTCAACTATTACAGAAATATGAATGT AAACTGGGAATTGACTACACCTTGGACAAGGGTACCGGTGAAGGTACCAGTCAAGTTTATGGTAGGAGACCAAGATTTGAGCTATCATATTCCGGGTGTGAAGGAATACATACACAGCGGTAGAATGAGAAAAGATGTACCGTTTCTGCAACAAGTAGTTGTACTTGAAGGGGTTGGCCACTTTATAATGGAGGAAAGGGCAGATGAAATCAGCAACCATATCATTGATTTCTTACAGAGATTCTGA